GGAGTCGCGGAGCACCGCCAGCATGTTGGCGGCGGCCGCGGCCTGGCCCGGGTGCGGGCGGATCGGGCCGTGCAGCTCCGGGGCGAGCACCTTGTCGGTGCCGAGCAGGGCCTCCAGGGTCATCGCGGCGGTGATGTCGGCGGTGGTGTAGAGGCGGGCCAGGTCGGCGAGGGCCATCACCAGCATGCCGAGCATGCCGTCGGTGCCGTTGATGAGGGCCAGGCCCTCCTTCTCCAGCAGTTCGACCGGTGCGATCCCGGCCGCGGCGAGCAGCTCGGCGGCGTCCTTCTCCACGCCGTCCGGGCCGAAGGCGGTGCCCTCGCCCATCAGCACCAGCGCGCAGTGCGACAGCGGCGCGAGGTCGCCGGAGCAGCCCAGCGAGCCGAACTCGCGCACCGCGGGGGTGATCCGGGCGTTCAGCAGGGCGGCCATGGTCTCGGCGACCAGCGGCCGGACACCGGTGCGGCCGGAGGCCAGCGTCTTCATCCGCAGGAACATCAGCGCCCGGACGACCTCGGTCTCCACCACGGGACCCATGCCGGCGGCGTGCGAGCGCACCAGCGAGCGCTGCAGCTGGGCCCGCAGCTCCGGGCTGATGTGGCGCACCGCGAGGGCCCCGAAGCCGGTCGACACCCCGTAGACCGGGCGCGGCTCGGCGGCGAGGGCGTCGATCCTGGCCCGCGACGCGGCCATCTCGGCGAGCGCGTCCGGCCCGATCTCCACCCGGGCCCCGCCGCGGGCGACGGCGAGGACGTCCTCGGCGCTGACATCGGCCTTGCCGACCTGGACGACGACACTGTGCATATCCATATGCACAATCTCATCAGGTGAATGGGAATGTGACAAGCAGGGCAGCACGCCACTTCGTTGGGCCTCCGGGCCCCCGACGGGTGGTTGACTGGCCCGCGGAGGTGCGAGACGGATGGCGCGGGCAACGGTACGGCGGCGGGTGGTGCGGCTGCGCGGCGAGGAGCGGGTCGGGCGGCCCGACAGCCTGGCGGCGGAGGAGCCGCTGGAGATCCGGGTCGGCGGCGAGGCGCTCACCGTCACCATGCGGACCCCGGGACACGACTTCGACCTGGTGGCGGGGTTCCTGGTCGGCGAGGGCCTGATCGGGGACACCGGGGAACTCGCCGCGCTGCGCTACTGCGCGGGCACCGACGAGGACGGCGCCAACACCTACAACGTCGTCGACGCCACCGTCCGCGGCGCCCGCCCGGCCCTCTCCGCGCACCGCAACCTGCTCACCACCAGCGCCTGCGGACTGTGCGGCCGGGACACCGTCGACGCCGTCCGCACCCACTCCCGGTGGGAGGTCGCCGCCGACCCGCTGACCGTCGCCGCCGAGACGCTGTACGCCCTCCCCGAGCGGCTGCGCGCCGCCCAGCGCACCTTCGACACCACCGGCGGGCTGCACGCCGCCGCGCTGTTCACCGCCGACGGCACGCTGCGCTGCGCCCGCGAGGACGTCGGCCGCCACAACGCCGTCGACAAGGTCGTCGGCTGGGCCCTGCGCGAGAACCTGCTCCCGCTCCGCGGCCACCTGCTGCTGGTCTCCGGGCGGGCCTCCTTCGAGCTCACCCAGAAGGCCGCGCTGGCGGGTCTCCCGCTGCTCGCCGCCGTCTCCGCCCCGTCCTCGCTGGCCGTCGACCTCGCCGAGGAACTCGGCCTGACCCTGGTCGGCTTCCTCCGCGAGCGCACCGCGAACGTCTACACCCGCCCGGACCGGATCGGCTAGGACGGCGGCGGGGAGCACGGGCCGGAGAGGGCCACGGCGACCAGGGTGCGCAGGGCCGGGGCGATCTGACCGAGCGGCAGGGTGGACTCGTCGGCGAACAGCTCCAGCAGCCAGCCGCCCGCCGCGTTGGCGCCGCCGGCGGCGACCATGGCGCGGTAGCCGGAGACCACCATGACGGCCTCCTCGGCGGCGTCGTTGCCGGGCGCGCCGGCCCGCAGGGCGAACGAGCCGCCGGCCACGGCCCGGCTGGTGAGGGGGTAGTGGCGGAGGTCGAAGACGGCGTCCGGGGCCTCGATCTGGGCCCGCTGGGTCTGCGCCCGGGCCGAGGCGGGACCGCCGGTCATCCGGTAGACGGCGTGCCGGGCGGTGCGCATCAGCAGCGAGCCGGGCGGGACGTACGACACCCACCAGCCGACGGCGTTCAGCAGCCGGGACGCGGTCTCGGCGACCACCGCGACCCGCCCGAGGGTGTCCGCGGGGTGGGTCACCACGCCCTGCATCCCGCCCTGGTCGAGCGCGGCGAGGACGGCGGCCAGCAGCTGCCCGGGGTCGGCGCTGTGCGCGGCGCCGCGGAACCGCCGCCGGTCGCCGTTCGGCCGCCCGCCGCCGCCCTTGCGGGCGTCGGGCCGGTGGTGCGGGTCGGCCGCGTCGGCGAGCTGCACGGTGGGGTCGGGGGCGAAGCCGGGGCCCTGGCTTCGGCCGGCCACCACCGGGTGGGCGGCGCGGGCGGCCTTGGCGCGGTACTGGGCCGCGTCGGCGAGCCGGAACAGGCGGTCGGGCGTGGTGACCGGGCCGATCGAGTCGCCGGTGGACGCGACTCCGCAGGCCACGCCATCACCGTCGGTCAGTTCCAGGGCGCGGGCGCAGAGTTCCTCCGCGACGGCGACCACCTCGTCCGCGGACTGGCCCTCGGCGAGCAGGCAGAACTCGTCGCCGCCGAGCCGCGCCGCGAGGCTGCCGGGGAGCCTGGCGGCGGACAGCGACAGCTGGTGGGCGAAGCGCTCCAGCAGCCGGTCGCCCATCTCGTGGCCGAGCTGGTCGTTGACCCGCTTCAGGCCGTTGACGTCGCACACCACCAGGGAGACCACCGCGCCCTCCCTGGTGTGCGCCTTCAGCGCCTCCTCCAGGCGGGCGTCCACCGCGCGGCGGTTGGCGAGGCCGGTGAGCGCGTCGGTGAAGGCCAGGCGGCGCAGGTCGGCGACCCGTTCGGTCTGCGCGAGGCCCGCCGAGATCTGCGCGGCGAGCAGGGTGGCGTAGTCGGCGTCGGCGTCGCTGAACACCGGCATGCCGATGCCGCGGGCCAGGTACAGCTCGCCCCAGGCCTGGCCGTGCAGCACGATCGGGGCGACCAGGCAGCAGCCCCGGCCGCGCCGGCGCAGGCCCGCGGCGCGCTGGCGGCAGAACGCCCCGGAGTCGGGGTGGTGGTGGCCGGTGTGCGGGCCGAGGTCCTCGGCGGTCTGGATCCACGCCCGGGGCAGCCGGCCGGTGGTCCAGTGCTCCTCCAGGTAGGTGACGATCTCCGGGAAGTCAGCGACCGGGTAGGACTCGTCCTCGGGCAGCTCCTCCTCGCCGGGCGAGAGCTCGCCGTGGTTGACCAGCACGCGCAGCCGGCCCGATTCGCGGTCCCACACCGAGACCGCGGCCATGGTCGCCCCCAGCGCGGAGGTGGCCCGGACCGCCGCAGCCCGCACCGCCTCCAGCGGCGTCAACGCCCCGGCCATGTCCTGCGCGAGCTCCACCACGGCCTGCAACCGCAAGTCGGGCGCCGCCGCCTCGAACGAGGCCTGCTCGTCCATGGTCGCCTCACTCACCGTCGCTCTCCCTCCCCGCGGGGCCTTTCACCCAGACTAGGGGGGTATGCGCGGTTTTCCGCTGAAGAGCACCGCCGGGACTCAGCCGGCCGCGGGCACCCGGGTGAGCAGCCAGGGTTCGACCAGGCCGAGGCCGCGCACGGGGCGTCGCCACATCGGCTGGAGGCTGAACCGGTGGGCGGCGTCGGGGGGCGTCTCGGGGAGGCCCGCGGTGCCGTTCTGTTCGAGCGCGGTCGCGAGTTCGCCGTCGACCAGGACGGCGTCCTTGGGGGCGATCGAGGTGAGCCGGGAGGCCAGGTTGACGGTGGTGCCGAAGACGTCGCCCATCCGGGAGGTGACGGTGCCGAAGGCCATGCCGACCCGGAGGGCGGGCATGTTGTCCTCCTTGGCGAGGGTCTCGACCAGCGAGAGGGCGATCTCGGCGACGGTGGCCGGGTCCTCGGAGACGAACAGGATCTCGTCGCCGAGGGTCTTGACGACCCGTCCGCCCTGACCGGCGATCAGGTCGGAGCAGGTGTTCTCGAAGCCCTCGACCAGCTCGCCGAGTTCCTCCTCCTCCAGCCGGCGGGAGAGCCGGGTGAAGCCGACCAGGTCGGCGAAGGCGACGGCCAGCCGGCCCGAGGTGACCTCGTGGTCCTCGGCGGCGGCGACCACTCGGCCGGTGACGGCGGCGAGCTGACGGCGCCACACGTAGACCAGGAACTGCTCCAGTTCGGGGAGCAGCAGTTCGACCAGCGGGTAGGCGACGTCGGACCGGGTCATGCCGGGTTCGACGGGCTGGGTCAGGTTGTCCAGGAAGGTGTCCATCTGCCAGCCGGCCAGCCGCGCGGTGGTCTGGCCGGTGGAGCGGGCGACCTGGATCGCCATCGGTTCGCTGAGCAGACCGGACTCGATGAGTCCGGCGAGGCGGCGCAGCGCGATCACGTCGTTGTCGGTGAGGGCGCGGGACTGGCCGATGTCGGGGAAGCCCATGGCGCGCCAGAAGCGGGTGGCGAGGTCCATCGGGACCTCCGCGGCGCGCGCGGCCTGGTAGGGGGTGTACTTCCGCGGTGCGTCGAGGATCAGCCGCTCCAGGTCGGCCGCGACGGTGTTCTCGTCCGTCGCGCCGCTGCCGGAGCCCGTCGTGGCGCCGCCGTTGTCTGTCACCGGTCCGTCCCCGTGCGGTTGCCGCACTTGTGTGTTGCCGTCGTCGAGTGTCTGGGCGCGCGACCACCGCGGGGGTAGTGGCGAGCCTCACACCGCTGCCAGGTGGAATGTTCGCACGGAATCGCGTAATCCGGGGCATCCGCCCGGCAGCAGGTCGGAAGGTCCCGCAGGGTGAGACCGGTCGGGTCAGTCCTGCGGGCGGACGTGCACCACGTCGCCGGCCGCGACCGGGTGACGGGTTCCGTCGGGGGTGCGGACGACCAGCCGGCCGTCGCCGTCCACGGCCACCGCCTCGCCCACCAGCTCGCGGTCGCCGGGGAGTTGGACCTTCACCGGCCGGTTCAGGGTGGTGCAGCGGGCGGTGTACGCGGGCAGCAGTCCGCTGGCGTGCGGGTCGCCCGCGGCGGCGGTCCACTCGCCGTACAGTTCGGCGAACTCGCGCAGCAGGCCGCGCAGCAAGGTGGGCCGGTCGGTGACCTCGGCGCCGGCCAGGGCCAGCGAGGTGGCCGTGGGGACGGGCAGTTCGGCCTGCCGCAGCGACACGTTCAGG
The DNA window shown above is from Streptomyces sp. TLI_171 and carries:
- the fdhD gene encoding formate dehydrogenase accessory sulfurtransferase FdhD, yielding MARATVRRRVVRLRGEERVGRPDSLAAEEPLEIRVGGEALTVTMRTPGHDFDLVAGFLVGEGLIGDTGELAALRYCAGTDEDGANTYNVVDATVRGARPALSAHRNLLTTSACGLCGRDTVDAVRTHSRWEVAADPLTVAAETLYALPERLRAAQRTFDTTGGLHAAALFTADGTLRCAREDVGRHNAVDKVVGWALRENLLPLRGHLLLVSGRASFELTQKAALAGLPLLAAVSAPSSLAVDLAEELGLTLVGFLRERTANVYTRPDRIG
- the hutH gene encoding histidine ammonia-lyase, whose translation is MDMHSVVVQVGKADVSAEDVLAVARGGARVEIGPDALAEMAASRARIDALAAEPRPVYGVSTGFGALAVRHISPELRAQLQRSLVRSHAAGMGPVVETEVVRALMFLRMKTLASGRTGVRPLVAETMAALLNARITPAVREFGSLGCSGDLAPLSHCALVLMGEGTAFGPDGVEKDAAELLAAAGIAPVELLEKEGLALINGTDGMLGMLVMALADLARLYTTADITAAMTLEALLGTDKVLAPELHGPIRPHPGQAAAAANMLAVLRDSGLTGHHQDDAPRVQDAYSIRCAPQVAGAGRDTLAHARLVADRELAAAVDNPVVLPDGRVESNGNFHGAPVAYVLDFLAIAAADLASISERRTDRLLDKARSHGLPAFLADDPGVDSGLMIAQYTQAALVSENKRLAVPASVDSIPSSAMQEDHVSMGWSAARKLRQAVTNLGRVLAVELVASARALEIREQAAEQSGVLAPATAAAVAAARAAGVEGPGRDRFLSPDLEAAAALVATGALVEAVEQVTGPLA
- a CDS encoding adenylate/guanylate cyclase domain-containing protein, with translation MTDNGGATTGSGSGATDENTVAADLERLILDAPRKYTPYQAARAAEVPMDLATRFWRAMGFPDIGQSRALTDNDVIALRRLAGLIESGLLSEPMAIQVARSTGQTTARLAGWQMDTFLDNLTQPVEPGMTRSDVAYPLVELLLPELEQFLVYVWRRQLAAVTGRVVAAAEDHEVTSGRLAVAFADLVGFTRLSRRLEEEELGELVEGFENTCSDLIAGQGGRVVKTLGDEILFVSEDPATVAEIALSLVETLAKEDNMPALRVGMAFGTVTSRMGDVFGTTVNLASRLTSIAPKDAVLVDGELATALEQNGTAGLPETPPDAAHRFSLQPMWRRPVRGLGLVEPWLLTRVPAAG